CGGGTAAGGGCTCATAAAGTCACAGAGTATCGCATAGCCGATGGGAAAGCAGATGATGCGTTCGTTCATACGACGTTAAAAATAGGCAAAGGCAGAAGTGAAGAAGCGAAACAAGCGACCTGCGAAAAACTATTTGATGTGATGAAGGAACACTTTGCTTCGATTTACGAAGAAAAATACTTAGCTTTATCTCTCGAACTAGTAGAATTTCAGCATAAAACCTATAAACATAATAATATCCATAGCCGGTTTAGATAGAAGTGATAAAGGACCTGAATAAGGTCTTCTTCGATTAATGTAAGCGTTTTCTCTAAAGAAAGACTCTATGCACCCCAATATAAAAGGAGGGCGAATATGTTAGGTATTGAAGATGTGTCTATTGCATTTGTGTGGGTCGCTACTGTGTTGTCCGCACTTGGCTGTGTCATTTACGGGGCCGTCATGTGGAATCGGGGCGGAGGTGACCGAGAGTGAACCTATCTGTCTTAATTCCTTTATGTCTGGCTTATATGGCTGTTATGTCGCTGTTAGCGTATTACGGTTATAAAAAGACAACCTCTGAAGCTGACTATCTAGTAGGCGGAAGGAATATTAACCCCGTCGTTATGGCTTTGTCCTACGGAGCTACATTTATCAGCACGTCCGCCATGGTCGGCTTTGGGGGAGTTGCTTCTATTTATGGATTAAGTCTATTGTGGCTTGCTTTCTTAAATATTGTACTGGGAATTTTCGTGGCTTTTGCTGTATTTGGCAAAAAGATACGCAGGCTCTCGCTTAAATTAGATGCTTCGACTTTCCCTTCTTTATTAGGAAAGCATTATGACTCGAAGTTCATTACGGTATTCTCAGGGGTCGTCATTTTCATCTTTATGCCTGCCTATACGAGTATTGTATTGATCGGCGGGGGACGCTTCAGGAAACCCTGTCGCTGAATTTTAATGCAGCATTACTGATTCT
The Halobacillus halophilus DSM 2266 DNA segment above includes these coding regions:
- a CDS encoding symporter small accessory protein; the protein is MLGIEDVSIAFVWVATVLSALGCVIYGAVMWNRGGGDRE
- a CDS encoding 5-carboxymethyl-2-hydroxymuconate Delta-isomerase, producing the protein MPHVMVEYTDNLSSHTDIQSLLHKLGQVLVGLGDTYPVGGIRVRAHKVTEYRIADGKADDAFVHTTLKIGKGRSEEAKQATCEKLFDVMKEHFASIYEEKYLALSLELVEFQHKTYKHNNIHSRFR